One region of Apus apus isolate bApuApu2 chromosome 6, bApuApu2.pri.cur, whole genome shotgun sequence genomic DNA includes:
- the SLC19A1 gene encoding reduced folate transporter has translation MLKKDEDVKKPASEKAPDQGWKLQVFYLCFYGFMTQIRPGESFITPYLLGPDKNFTQAEVSNVIMPVLSYSYMAVLVPIFLLTDYLRYKPVLVLQSLSHISIWLLLVLGTSVLAMQLMEFFYGVTMAARIAYSSYIFSLVAPSRYQRMASYSRSAVLLGVFTSSVLGQLCITLGGVSFLTLNYVSLGFVSFGLLLTLFLERPRRSLFFNRPEGAGDGAVPTELDKMAGRGSGGGRRGWREATLFRMLREVGALARQPQLRLWSLWWVFNSAGYYLMLYYVHILWNEIYPAMNNRRVYNGGVDAASTLLGAGASFAAGYMKIRWTLWSELVIGVVTAFQAGLLLLMNTTSNIWLCYVAYVLFRGSYQFLVPIAIFHIATSLSKELCALVFGVNTFFATVLKTIITIIVADKRGLGLSVHPQFYVYFGYFTLLAVVYLLAAVGVGIQHSRCKQPREVALAKEPCQLPAEVPVQEKSPEADAV, from the exons ATGCTCAAGAAGGATGAGGACGTTAAAAAACCAGCCTCGGAGAAGGCACCAGACCAGGGCTGGAAACTACAGGTCTTCTACCTCTGCTTCTATGGCTTCATGACGCAGATCCGGCCCGGGGAGAGCTTCATCACCCCCTATCTCCTGGGGCCTGACAAGAACTTCACGCAGGCAGAG GTGTCCAACGTGATCATGCCAGTGCTGAGCTACTCCTacatggctgtgctggtgccCATCTTCCTGCTGACGGACTACTTGCGCTACAAGCCcgtgctggtgctgcagagcctgagCCACATCTccatctggctgctgctggtgttgggCACCTCCGTCCTGGCCATGCAGCTGATGGAGTTCTTCTACGGTGTCACCATGGCCGCCCGCATCGCCTACTCCTCCTACATCTTCTCCCTGGTAGCCCCGTCCCGCTACCAGCGCATGGCCAGCTACTCCCGCTCCGCCGTCCTGCTGGGCGTCTTCACCAGCTCGGTGCTGGGCCAGCTCTGCATCACCTTGGGCGGCGtctccttcctcaccctcaACTATGTCTCCTTGGGCTTTGTCAGCTTCGgcctcctcctcaccctctTCCTCGAGCGGCCCCGGCGCAGCCTCTTCTTCAACCGGCCCGAGGGGGCTGGGGATGGTGCTGTGCCCACCGAGCTGGACAAGATGGCTGGGAGGGGCAGCGGTGGGGGGAGACGGGGCTGGCGGGAGGCGACGCTGTTCCGGATGCTGCGGGAGGTGGGAGCCTTGGcccggcagccccagctccGGCTCTGGTCCTTGTGGTGGGTCTTCAACTCGGCTGGTTACTACCTGATGCTGTACTACGTGCACATCCTCTGGAACGAGATCTACCCCGCCATGAACAACAGACGGGTGTACAACGGAGGGGTGGACGCCGCCTCCACGCTGCTGG gggctggtgcCTCCTTCGCCGCCGGCTACATGAAGATCCGCTGGACGCTGTGGTCGGAGCTGGTCATTGGGGTGGTGACAGCTTTCCAGgcggggctgctcctgctcatgAACACCACCAGCAATATCTGGCTGTGCTATGTTGCCTACGTCCTCTTCCGTGGTTCCTACCAGTTCCTGGTGCCCATCGCCAT CTTCCACATCGCTACCTCCCTCTCCAAAGAGCTCTGTGCTCTTGTCTTCGGGGTCAACACCTTCTTTGCCACCGTGCTGAAGACCATCATCACCATCATTGTGGCCGACAAGAGGGGCTTGGGCTTGTCCGTGCATCCCCAG TTTTACGTGTACTTTGGCTACTTCACCCTGCTGGCAGTGGTCTACCTGCTGGCAGCCGTTGGCGTGGGCATCCAGCACAGCCGCTGCaagcagcccagggaggtggccCTGGCCAAGGAGCCATGCCAGCTCCCTGCCGAGGTGCCAGTGCAGGAGAAGAGCCCAGAGGCAGATGCTGTGTGA